In the Osmerus eperlanus chromosome 27, fOsmEpe2.1, whole genome shotgun sequence genome, one interval contains:
- the LOC134013581 gene encoding uncharacterized protein LOC134013581, whose amino-acid sequence MQMKFWFEVVMNECKPAQLPAVPPGRPEQVEPNQNRAAASITTKRMALLTYAGDVLESVNSNSLKVFGRKYVPSFIPPRKYTGELLGVNYLLRQTGQPLQDMDPDSEETDQLLEDHATEEEQADEGFEDEGQDLTIGSVSEDFPSSALSSTTLPVVPTLPLTSSTLPSTTLPVVPTLPLTTSILPVTPTTLPVTPMPVATTLPPPITQPCVPGASSQVPEEKLAVDEHGMPGMDRVDRLAECLVELRHQTNMTLHNQQVSNIVGLWQDLLDYDKQRVVFAARHLDRLIKGRFRHKKKVEFTPGVESVERCVLGSTGSPAQWPDCCCLVEAIFVRLSDIHKSPRKQGKNCMSRWTLILQDYRKVRHLILGNGAIMPPPCSWWR is encoded by the exons GAACGAGTGCAAACCTGCTCAACTTCCAGCTGTACCTCCTGGAAGGCCTGAACAGGTGGAACCAAACCAAAACCGGGCAGCGgcctccatcaccaccaagcGCATGGCGCTGTTGACGTACGCGGGGGACGTGCTGGAGTCCGTCAACAGCAACAGCCTGAAGGTTTTTGGAAGGAAGTATGTCCCCTCCTTCATCCCGCCGAGAAAGTACACCG GAGAGTTGCTTGGGGTGAACTACCTGCTTAGGCAGACAGGGCAGCCCTTGCAGGACATGGACCCCGACTCTGAGGAGACAGACCAGCTGCTGGAGGACCACGCCACAGAGGAGGAACAGGCGGATGAAGGGTTTGAGGATGAAGGACAGGACCTCACTATCGGTAGTGTTTCGGAAGACTTCCCCTCTTCCGCCCTGTCTTCTACCACCCTGCCTGTGGTCCCCACCCTGccactcacctcctccaccctgccttccaccaccCTGCCTGTGGTCCCCACCCTGccactcac CACCTCTATCCTACCTGTCACCCCCACCACTCTGCCTGTCACCCCCATGCCTGTAGctaccaccctgcctccccccataACCCAGCCCTGTGTCCCAGGTGCCTCCTCTCAGGTGCCTGAAGAAAAGCTG GCTGTGGACGAGCATGGCATGCCAGGCATGGATCGGGTGGATAGACTGGCAGAGTGCTTAGTGGAGCTGAGGCATCAGACCAACATGACCCTCCATAACCAGCAG GTCAGCAACATTGTGGGGCTGTGGCAAGACCTGCTGGATTATGACAAGCAGAGGGTGGTGTTTGCTGCGCGGCACCTGGACAGGCTCATCAAGGGGCGGTTCCGCCACAAAAAAAAGGTGGAGTTCACGCCAGGTGTGGAGAGTGTGGAGAGGTGTGTCCTGGGGTCCACTGGTTCGCCTGCTCAGTGGCCAGACTGCTGCTGCCTTGTGGAGGCCATCTTCGTCCGGCTCTCGGACATCCACAAGAGTCCCAGGAAGCAGGGGAAGAACTGCATGTCCAGGTGGACTCTGATCCTGCAGGACTACCGCAAGGTCCGGCATCTCATCCTGGGCAACGGGGCCATCATGCCACCACCctgcagctggtggaggtga